The Hevea brasiliensis isolate MT/VB/25A 57/8 chromosome 1, ASM3005281v1, whole genome shotgun sequence genome has a window encoding:
- the LOC110664035 gene encoding dirigent protein 4: MEARKILELAFILCLAATPVYSQRYSQTRRYISKEKKVTNLHFFFHDTLSGKNPSAVLVAQANRNKSGSQFGDVYAIDDPLTVGPELTSQVIGNAQGLYVFTSQGIPSLVSIYDLGFTYGEFNGSSISVFSRNPVLETERELAVVGGRGKFRLAQGFAQLKTYYFNQTSGDAIVEYNVTVIHD; encoded by the coding sequence ATGGAAGCCAGGAAAATTTTGGAGCTAGCTTTCATCCTTTGCCTCGCTGCCACCCCAGTGTATTCCCAACGCTACTCTCAGACTCGTCGATACATATCAAAGGAGAAGAAAGTTACCAATCTCCACTTCTTCTTCCATGACACTCTCAGTGGCAAAAACCCTAGTGCTGTCTTGGTAGCACAAGCTAATAGAAACAAGTCAGGAAGCCAATTTGGCGACGTATATGCCATTGATGATCCTCTAACAGTTGGTCCTGAACTTACCTCTCAAGTTATTGGTAACGCACAGGGGCTTTACGTATTTACCAGTCAAGGTATACCATCACTTGTATCAATCTATGATTTGGGTTTCACATATGGCGAGttcaatggtagctcaatcagTGTGTTTTCGAGAAATCCAGTGCTGGAGACAGAACGTGAGCTTGCAGTGGTTGGAGGGAGAGGAAAGTTTAGGTTAGCTCAAGGGTTTGCTCAACTGAAGACTTATTATTTTAATCAGACTTCAGGTGATGCTATTGTTGAGTATAATGTGACTGTGATTCATGACTGA